CATCTATCACAAGAGCAAATTAGTTTTAATTCTTTTTTATTACTTAATAAAACATCTCGTACAATCATTTCCATTACATTTTTAATGGTCATTCTCATCCCTCAGTCTACATATTTAAGTCACGCTTCAATCTTACATGTGAAGTGACGAGGGATGCAAATTTATTCATAAATACTTTTCAAACCAGCCCGTAATTTCATTTAACCTGGCAATGCGCAAATTCGGCAAGCCTGTACGGGATAAATTATGATCCGCATCTGGGAAACGAACAAGTTCAGTTTCCTTCCCCATACTTTTCAGCGTAATATATAATTGTTCCGCCTGTTCCATCGGACAACGTAAATCATTCTCGCTATGTAGAATTAACAATGGCGTTTCAATATTTTTCGCATATTTTAACGGCGAGAAATTCCATAGCGTTTCCACATCATTCATATCCGCACCATGTTGCCATTCATTAAAGTAATACCCGATGTCGGATACACCAAAGAAACTAATCCAGTTAGAAATCGAACGTTGTGTCACCGCAGCTTTAAAACGATTCGTATGACCCACAATCCAGTTCGTCATAAAACCGCCGTAACTACCGCCAGTCACACCAAGTCGCTCTGTATCAATCCAATCGTTGTGTTCAATTGCGTAATCAAGCCCGGCGATAATATCTTCATAATCGCCGCCGCCATAATCGCCACGTACGGCATTGACATGTTCTTGACTATATCCATGACTTCCCCGTGGATTCACATAAAGAACGCCATATCCTTGCGCTGCCAGTAGTTGTAACTCATGGAAAAACGTATTGGCGTACATCGCTGCGGGTCCGCCGTGAATTTCAACAATAAGCGGATATTTTTCACCTTCTTCGTAGCCAACGGGTTTCATTAACCAACCGTGCACATCCCAACCTTTTGCCCCTTGATAAACAATCGCTTCTGGCTCAACAAGTTCCACTTGCTCAATATATTCTTTATTAAACGCTGTCAGTACTTGTCTCTCTCCTGTCGCAATCGTTTGCTTATAAAGTTCTCCAGGATTAATAGCGTTACTAACTGCAACAACTGCAAACTCTCCGTCCCTCGAAACTTCGTAATCATAAATATGTTCATTTTCCGGCGACGCTGGATAAATTGCACCTTCAAGCGATGCATAATAAAGACGAACATCGCCCATCGTTGACAATCTAAAATATAGGTCATTCGTTTCTGTCCAAACGACAGACGGCGCACTTGTGCCTTGTTGCAGGTCGGCGACAACACTATCTCCAACTGGCGCATCAAGGTTTTCCGTTAAACATGTTCGGCTTTTATTTTCCCTGTCGTACACATAAAGTTCAGATTGCGTCGCATTTTGGAACGTCCGATCCGCACCGACAAAAGCGATATATTGGTCATCATTAGAAAAGGCAACCCCGCCGTAATAACCTTCCTCATCAATCAGGGCGGTCTCTTCTTTCGAATGAACATCGGCTAGATAAAGCGGTTGGCGAAATTCATAATCTTGGTTTTCCGCACGATTCACACCGAATACAATGTTGTCACCACTATGCGAAACAGCCATTAAACTATATTGATGATTCCCTTCCGTGATCTGCGTAACGTCTCCACTCTCAATGTCCACAATGCCAATATGACGATACGAATCTTGTGGAATTAAGCCGACGCCATCCATTTGGTATTTCATCTTCGTCACGCGATACGGTTCAGGCTTTTTCTTCTCATTTTTTTCCTCTTTATCTGTAAAGCTTTGTCCTTCTTTCACAGAAGCATTCACCCATATTTTCTTGCCGCACGGTGACCAGACAAAACTAGAAACACCTTGTCCAAAATCAGTTACTTTTTTTGCTTCCCCGCCTCTTCTTGGAAGTATATAGACTTGATTTTTTTCATCGCGATTCGATAAGAAAGCGATTTGTTTTCCGTCGCTAGACCATGCTGGTGAGGAAACGCGCTCATTGCCATAAGTCCATTGCGACACTTCATTCGTTTCTAAATCGACGTGAAATAAATTTGCCACATATTTATTCTCTTCTTCATTCATCTGCGTTTTCACAAATACTGCTTCCTGCCCGTCCGGTGATATTTTCGGACTCGCGACAGATGCAAGTTCAAATAAATCTTCTACTTTTAGCTTTCTCTTTTCCATGGAAATTCCCCCTAAACTGAGTGCTCTTTACTTATTTCGACATTCGTAACATTTTCCCTTTATTTTTATTAAAAAGAAAAGAAACTAAAAAGGACCTCGTACGATATCACGAAAGGTCCTTGTCCTACCCTTATATTGTCACAAATTCGCTTAATGCACGACGTAATATTTTTCCTGTCGTATTTTTCGGAAGTTCATCCAAAAACTCGATTTGCTTTGGGACTTTATATTTCACAAGTCGTTCTGCACAATAAGCGGTTAATTGCTCGATATCTGCTTTTGCTCCTTCTTTCAAAACGACAAATGCATGAACGGCTTCCCCAAAATCCACGTCTGGCACGCCGATGACTGCCGCTTCCACAACATCTTCATGCGTAAATAGGACCTCTTCTACTTCCCGAGGATAAACATTATACCCGCCGACAATGACTAAATCTTTTTTTCGGTCTACGATATAAAAGTAACCGTTTTCATCACGACGCGCTAAATCCCCTGTATAAAGCCATCCATCACGAAGTGCGACTTCCGTTTCTTCAGGCATTTTATAATACCCTTTCATCACATTCGGACCACGTACAATCAGTTCCCCAACTTCACCGTCCGGCACTTCCTCCCCCAGCTCGTTCACGACCTTATTTTCGACATTCACAATATTTGTGCCGATTGATCCTGGAATGCGTTCACTTTCTATCGGATTAAAACAAGTTACTGGAGAAGCTTCCGATAAACCATACCCTTCCGAAACTCTTACATCAAACTTCTCTTCAAAATTATGCAATAATGCGACTGGCAATGATGCACCACCTGAAATGGCTAATCGGACTGATTCAAAATCTTCTTTTTTCCCTTCAGGATATTGGTATAAGAAATTGTACATCGTCGGCACCCCTGCAAAAACCGTCGCCTTTTTCTCTTTAATCATGTTAAATACCTCTGCCGGGCTAAATCGTGGAACGAGTAAAATTTCAGCTCCTCTTAATAGCGGTGCATTGACAACAACTGTGAGTGCAAACACATGGAACACCGGTAACGTCGCAACCATGCGATCCCCTTCTTTAAACCCAAGATATTCAGCAACATCTTTCGCATTCGAATATAGATTTTTATGCGTCAACATCGCCCCTTTTGGACTGCCAGTCGTCCCAGATGTATACAAAATGATTGCTGTATCATCCTCTTCCACAGGTACTGGATCAAATTCAGAATTCCCTCTTGCAATCAGCTGACTATATAGAGACACTCTACTTTTCAACTGTTCAGGTAAACTTGCAACTTTTTCTGGAGTCGATTGTTCAGTTTCACAAATGATATAATGTTGGACAGTGGTGAATACATTTGCAGCTTGTTCAATCAGCGGCAAGAGAGCATCTATTGCCACAACGACTTTAGCATCACTATTGTGGATAATGTACGAAATTTCATCTGGTGTATATATTGGATTAATTGGAATTGCTGTCGCACCTAGTCGCATCGTCGCGTACAGTGAATGGAGAAAATGAGGCGTATTGCCAAGTAAAAAAGCAACATGGTCTCCTTTTTGAACGCCTAATTCTGCTAAAGCTGATGCTAATTTTGACACCAAACCATTAAATTCCCCATACGTCGTATCTTGTCCCATAAAGTGATAAGCAATTTTGTCAGGTTGTGCTAATGCAGTTTCACGTACAGTTGAAACTAAATTCATTTTTACATCCCCTTCTCCCTTTAAAATGAATAACCATTCATTCCCCTTCACGTAACATTATATATAAAATCTTCTGAACAAACAACCTATTTCGATATAATAAGATAACTACTTAGTAGAACTTGATCTGTATTCCTACTCCAAATACTAAGCATTAATAAAAGCATCGAGCAACTATCCCGATGCTTTTATATGCACTAAATAACGCCAACGAATTAAATAGAAATACATCCATTGCATAAAAGTGAAACCAATCAAAACGATGGCCAATTCTTTCACAATAGATATCTCCGCAAGCGCATCCCAAATCACTTGTAAAGACAAAAATGCAAATGAACTATGAAGAAAAGCAACCCCCCACGGAAAGAAAAATTGAGGAATCAGTTGGCGATTAACTATCTTTTTCAACTCATAATCTGTAAGCCCTAAACGGCGCAGCACATCAAACTTCTTTCTTTCTTGCGCCAAACTCGTATATAACTGAAAGTAAATAAAACTCCCCGTCGCAAGAAAAAAGACACCTGCCAATAACAATCCGATAAATAGCAACAACGAAAACGTCATACGAATAATCGAATAGCTAAGCCCTGGATTGTCAAATGCATAAGGAAGCGTTCCTTTTGATTCTAATAAAAAAGATTCAGTGACTGTATCACTGATGGATAAGCCGATATCTTTTGTCTTTTGCCACTCCGGAATATGAAATGCATAATAATTAAACGAAGTGTCCTTTCCTCTCAAAGTACTAAACACTACCCGTTGATAGTCCCTATTATTTAAGACAATTACATTTGACCCAATCGAATACGAAGGAAATAATTGATAAGGATAAGCTCCGTCAATCTTAACCTTTACATGACTATCTCCCAACTCGGTCTTAACCACTCTTTCATTCAAATTCTTATAAGATGAATTTGACTGCGGCAAGAATAGCGCTTCGCCTTCGTCTAAATGAATCGACAAATGGTCTAAATGATTGGCTAACTGATTCACTTGATCCAAGCTTAAAATATTTACGGTACTATCTGAAAAAGAAGATACTTGCTGGATAACTTTGAATTTCGTTAATGAATAGGCAATCTCTTCCTCATTTAATTCATGAGTAAGTTGGGCGATATGTTTGGCTTCCTCGATATTTTCAGGGTGACTCACATACACAAGCCCAAGTGGATTCATCGCACGGTACTGTGAAGCAAATGACGTTAATGACGCGAGTGTTCCAACAGACATAAATGCGATGGTCGATACAATTGTGACAATAAAAAACATCCGTGCATTTTCACGCAACCGAATAATTCCGGAAGAAATAGAGAGTAGCCTAGAATGTTGCCAATATATTCTTCGACTCGACCTCAACCTTTGAAGGAATAACGGCGCCGAATCCGTAAAGAAAAAGTACGTCCCCAGCGTTGCGATGGGCGGTAATAAGATAAAGAGTTTTAGAACGATTGCATTAGACGTTAACGTTGCCAATACATATGAAAGGCCAAGAAGTAAGATACCTAAATACCCGCGAACTTTTGAATAGGTATATTGGTTATCATCCTTCCTTTCTCCACGTATTAAATCAGCAATTTTACCCGATTTAATAAACACCGGAGCAATGAATGAAATTAAAATAAACAAACTAAAAAAAGCACCAATAGTCAATGCAAAAGGTTTCCACGATACATATAGCGGCAAGGATGGCAACATAACAATTTCACGTACGATCATAAAAAAGAATTTTGAAAACGTAAATCCTAATCCAGTACCAACCCCAATCGCGGCTGTGCCAATTAACATCGTTTCCAAAAAAATCAAACGGCTTATTTGCCTTTTCTCCATCCCAAGATGAAGTAGAATGCCAAACTCCCTGGAGCGTGCTTGAAGAAATGCACGCATAGAATAAAATAAAAAAAAGACAGTAAAAATATATAAAATAATTTCAGCGATGCCCATTCCTACAATCGCAAATTCCTGAACAAATTTGTCTTCAATCGTCGGGTGAAATAAAAGCATCGAATATAGAAAAAAGACCATAACTGAAAAAACACTTGCCATAAAAAAAGCAGCATAAATACGACGGTTTCGAACGACATTACGATAAGCGAATTGTCGAAAGGTCATGATGGCCCCCTAAAAGCGATAGAACGTTTAGAATCCGTTGATAAAACGTTTGTCTACGTTCATCTTTGTAAATTTCATTGAAAAACTCACCGTCTTTTATAAATAAAACCCGATCACAATAACTCGCGGCTATCGGATCATGCGTCACCATAATAATCGTTGTTCGTTCATCTTGATTCACTTGACTTAATAATTCCAATACATCTTTCGCTGATTTCGAATCAAGATTTCCAGTTGGTTCGTCTGCCAATATAATTTTCGGCTTATGAATGAGTGCCCGGCCGATTGCAGTTCGCTGCGCCTGTCCACCCGATAGCTCATCTGGTCGATTGTTTACAATCTCGGTTAAACGAAGTTTCTGAACCAATTCAGCAACACGACGTTCCATTTCTTCTACGGGTAAGCCGTCTAATGTCAGTGGTAAAACGATATTTTCTTCAACTGTTAACATATTCAGTAAGTTAATATCTTGAAAAACAAACCCTAAATGACGACGGCGAAACAAAGCCAATTCATTTTCAGACAAACTGTCCGGCTCGACTCCATCAATGATAAGCCCACCATACGTCGGCAAGTCGATGGTTGCAATCATATTTAATAAGGTTGTTTTTCCACTACCAGATGGGCCCATAACCGCAATAAACTCACCTTCCATCGCATTAAAACTAAGTCGATTTAATGCACGCTTCATCACTTTACTTTCATAAATCTTCGTGACTTCCGTCAACTTTACGAGTGGCTCCAACGTCCGTACCCCCTTCCCCATTTTTAAACAATAAAGTCACTTCTGTACCAACACCCATCTCAGATTCAATCATTAAAGGATGGCCTAGTTTCTCACATACTTCAGAAGCGATATATAAGCCCATTCCTGTTGATTCTCCTGTTAATCGTCCATTCTCGCCAGTAAAAAAAGCGTTCGTAATCCGATTTAAATCAGAGGTTGGAATTCCAATCCCTTCATCACGGACCGACATGCGTACACCTTCCTCAGTAAACTTTCCAGTCAAGTAAATCCGTTTTCCTTTTTCAAAAGTATATTTGACTGCATTTGTAATAAATTGGCCAATAACGATTTTCAACCATTTCCGATCACTTGCGATAATTAGCGTTTCGTCTATTTCAAGTACTGGAAAAATGCGATTCGTGATAAGTAGTCTTTTATGTGCAGTGATCGTTTCTTGCACGAGTTGCTGTAAATTGATTTTTTCAATTGTCATATCACGCTCGAAAGTTTCTAAACTTGCGTTAACGAGCACCGTATCAAGTCCAGCTTGTAACCGTTCAAGTTCTTCACCAACACTTTGCCGATCGATTTCTTCTTCCTGAACCAATAAATTAATCACAGAAATGGGCGTTTTCATTTGATGAACCCAATGATTCATAAATTCAATTTGACGACTTTGAGAGGAGTATAATGTTTGTGCCTCGTCTTGATAGATTTTATATAAACTTCTCGTATAATTTGCGACTAGTTGATGTTCCGGACCTTGTGCATGTTGTATCAATGCGTCCTCCATTCTAGACGGTTGCCGCACAATTGCTGCGTAAAAAGAACGGCGCATAATATATTTTCCACCTAGAAAGGCAAATGTAAATAAGACAGTCATCACCAATGCATAGATGAATATGTCATACCCGCGAAATCCATCTAACCAAAATAATAATAATAAAAACAGAATAAGAAAGCCTTGAAACAGTAAAAATGATAAATGATCTTTTAAAAATAACTGGATTGCTTTCATTGCTCTTCCGCATCCGGTACGAAGCGATAACCAGCACCCCGCACTGTTTCAATTGTCGATTTTATATGATAATCCGCAAGTTTCTTTCTGACGCGTGTCATATTCACATTTAACGTATTCTCATCGACAAATGATTGGTCGTCCCATAATTGCTCCAATAAAATATCACGTGAAACCACTTTTGGAGAGGCTTCAAGCAGCAGTTCTAAAATAATGCATTCCTTTTTTTGAAGTGGCACCACTTCGTCAAAGACGTACAACTCCATTCTTTCAATATATAAATGAAGCGCCCCTACCTGTACTGTTCGTTCAGACTGCACAGCGGCATACTCCCCAAATGATCTACGTAAATGACTTCGTATCTTTGCGAGCACAATTTCATAATGAAAAGGTTTCGTGATAAAATCATCTCCGCCATTTTCCAACGCAAATACTTGATCCATATCCCCGGAACGTGCCGATATGAAAATAATTGGACAAGTCGTATGTAAACGCAATTGACGACACCAGTAATAACCGTCATATGCAGGTAAATTGATATCAAGCAGAATGAGGTGGGGACGAAATGCAAGACACTCTTCCACCACTCGGTCAAAGTCTTCAATAATCGCCACCTCGTATTGATATTTACGAAGAGTATCAGCTAGCAACTCCGCAATTTTGCGATCATCTTCTACTATGAAAATTCGATGCTTCTCCATGAATAACTCCTCCTTACGCAATACTTTTAGTATACCACGAACCCCCCTTAGCTAGAAAAGAGAACCTGGTTTCCATATTTCTTCATTCTTTCCAGTTATGAACCTGACTCTAGCTGTTTTGAATGAGTTTTATGGCGGAGCCTTGTCAACACAAAAAGCCTAACGCGCACGTTAGGCTTTTTCACGTTTTTACATATTAATAAATCAGCTGGACAAACTCTTCCATTGTGATGCCGCCGAGATAGGTAGGCACGTCAATTTCAGAAAGCGCTTCTTCAATCGATTCCCTATTATAGGTAACTCCGCGTAACTTCTCTTGAACTTTTTCGATTTCGCCGATGCCAAAGAAATCACCGAAAATAGAAATATCTTCTATAACACCCTTATTCACTTGAAGCCTAACGTCAATGCTTCCAACAGGAAAACGATGTGAATGCTGCATATTAAATTTAGGAGATTTTCCGTAATTCCAGTCCCAATTTGCATAACGTTCTCTCGATAATTCATGAATATTTTCCCAATCTTCATCCGTTAACTCTTTGTACTTAATATTTTCTTCTCCGCCGAAAATCGATTTCAATATTTCAAGACGGAACTCTTCAATTGTCATTGGTTCCTGTAAGAACTCAGAAATATTCGCAACGCGACTACGAATCGATTTGATCCCTTTAGATTCAATTTTATCTTTACGTACTTTTAACGCTGATACAACTGTATCAATTTCTGTATCAAACATTAATGTTCCGTGACTAAACATCCGTCCCTGTGTTGCAAACTGTGCATTTCCGGATATTTTTCGCCCTTCAACGAGCAAGTCATTACGTCCAATCAGCTCTGCTTTCACACCGATCTTACTCAGCGCTTCAACTACTGGTTCTGTAAATTTCTCAAAGTTTCGGAACGACTCTCCGTCGTCTTTTGTAATAAAACTATAATTTAAATTCCCCAAATCATGGTATACCGCTCCGCCGCCTGATAACCGACGGACAACTTTAATGCCATTCTTCTCAACAAAATCTGTATCGATCTCTTCAATCGTGTTTTGATTTTTCCCGACGATGATAGACGGCTCGTTTATGTAAAACAGAAGGAATGAATCTTCCTCGATATCCATCGTACGAAGAACATACTCTTCGATTGCAAGGTTAATTTGTGGGTCTGTAATCCCTTTATTATCAATAAAATACAATTTAATATCGCCCCTTCAAAATAGACTCTATCCTATTTTATCTAAAAACTTCAAAAATGTGTTGACATTTGACTCGTTGTTATAATACACTATAAATATACCAAGCAGTACTAGTACACAAGGGTAAAGGAGATGAGAATAAATGTTAGTAAACGTCCTTGATTTTTTCAAAAATCTACCTGCTAAATTATGCGGAACATGTGGCGAAGAAATGGTTGAACAACACGACTGCTATACAAACAAATGCGATAAATGTAACAGTCTTTAATTAAACTTCGGTTTTCCGAATAATAAATTGCTAGGGGATGAATTCAGCATGCTTGAAAACATTATTGAGTTTTTTAAAAATCTACCTGCAAAAATATGTGTAACTTGTGGTGAGGAAATTGTTGAACAACATGATTGCTATGGAAATAAATGTGACTCCTGTAACATTCTATAAAATAAATTAGCAGCTACGGAATTAGATAAATGTCCGGTAGCTGCTCTTTTTTTAACTTCATACGATATTTCTTACATTAAAAAAACCACCAAAAAATTGGTGGCTTAAAATTTATTCAAATAAATCGTCTAGCACTTCTCTAACAGCTGCTTTTCCTTGATCTACACAATCTGGGAGTCCTACCCCTTCGTAAGAAGCCCCTGCTATTTTCACGCGTGGAAATTGATCCGCCAATTCAGCTTTAGCCTTGGCGATTCGATCTTTATGGCCAACACGGTATTGAGGTCTATCCTCTTTCCAACGTGTAACAATGGTAAAGTCGGGTTTACCTTTAATTTCAATTAATTTACTAAGGTCTTCTAGTACGATTCTTTCAATATCTGCATCTGGTAAATCAACAATTGCCTCTTCCCCAATGCGCCCGACAAAAGCTCGGAGTAACACTTTTCCTTTTGGTGTCGATGTTGGCCATTTACGGTGCGTCCAAGTACAAGCGGTTAGTGAATAATCACTACTTCGAGCAACTAGAAACCCAGTTCCTTCCTTGTCTTGAACAATTGCCTCTTCCGGAAAGGCCAAGGCGACTGTCGCAACAGACGTTGTTGGGATTTCCCCTAGTTCTTGAAGGATGCCGTGCTGGGCAAATAGATTACTTGCCACTTTATGACCTGTAGTTAAAATAACAGCGTCTGCTTCAACTTCTTGACCGTTATTTAAGGTGAGTAATTGTTTATCTCCCGTACGTTCAATCTCTTCTACACGCACACCTTTCAACACTGAATCCGGATCCAAATGCCGCTCAATCGCTTCAACAATTGTTTCAAGTCCATTTCGAAACGTATGGAATGCTCCTTCTTTTTTCGCTTCAGCACCGTGCCGAGTTGGCGCCTTCTTTGGTGATGTTTTTTTCATCCCTAGTATTAAACTGCGATGATTTTTCTCTACCGTTGCAAATTGCGGGAAAGTAGATTGCAAGCTCATCTGGTCAATATCACCTGCATACACGCCAGACAACAACGGCTCGATGAGATTGTCAACAACTTCTCTCCCTAATCGTCTGCGGAAAAATGCACCGAGCGATTGGTCGCCTGACACTGATTTTCGTGGCAAGACGAGATCACCGGCAGCTCTTAATTTACCAGCTAATGAAAATAGATTCGTTGTTAAAAACGGTCCAATTTCTGTCGGGATTCCCATAATAGATCCCCCAGGAATTGGTTGTAATTTACCATTAATAAAGATATAAGCCTGTCCCGTCGCATTTTTAACGAGTTCATCTGCAACGCCGACGTCTTCCGCCAATATCCCCATACTTTTTTTACGAATGAGAAAGGAATCAGGACCGCGTTCAATAATAAAACCGTCACGTTTCACTGTTTGAATTTTACCACCTAGACGATTCGACGCTTCAACGAGGAGAACATCTAGAGGCAGTCCTTTTTCTTGTGCTTCTTTTTGCATATAAAACGCTGCAGAAAGTCCTGTAATTCCTCCGCCGACGATGACGACTTTTTTACGTTGTTCGTTCATTGTCATCAACACTTTCTTTTATCATCATTTCGATTCGTTCATTTTTCCAAACACCGCATCTACCATCGAGTCAATAAATAACGGGTCAGTATTCGGCATTGCTGGTCGGTAATACGAAGCCCCGATTTCATCACAGACAACTTTACACTCATAATCATTATCATAGAGTACTTCAAGATGGTCCGAAACAAATCCAACTGGGATATAAACGAATGTTGTATAGCCTTTCTCATTATGCAGATCTCTCGTCATATCTTGAACATCTGGCCCTAACCACGGTTCAGGCGTTTGGCCTTCACTTTGCCAGCCGACTTCGTAATTTGTAATTTCTGCCGCCTTCGCAATTAAATCCGCCGTTTCTTGTAGCTGCTTTGGATATGGATCGCCGTTCGCAATAATTTTTTCTGGCAAAGAGTGAGCAGAAACGATTAGGCATGCATTTGCACGCTCTTCAGCGCTCATACTGCTATACGTTTCTCGGACTTGCTTTTCCCAGTACTCAATGAATTTCGGCTCTTTGTACCAGCTTTCAACCGACGTTATTTCAATATCGTATTTCTCTGCTTCTTCCTTTGCACGTCCGTTATATGATTGAACGGAGAACGTAGAAAAATGAGGGGCCAATACAATTGAAGCTGCTTCAGTAATACCATCTTCATGCATTTGTTGGACTGCTTCCTCAATAAATGGCGTAATATGTTTTAAACCGATATAAACTTTAAATTCGATATCGTCTTGCACTTCATTTAAACGATCGCATAATGCATTCGCTTGATTTTCCGTAATTTTTGCAAGTGGTGAAATCCCACCAATGGCCGCATAGCGATTTTGTAAATCTTCCAACTGCTCTGGAGCAGGCGGACGGCCGCGCCTAATATGTGTGTAGTATGGCTCAATATCTTCTTCTTTGTAAGGCGTCCCATACGCCATTACTAATAGACCCATTTTCTTTTTTGTCATGTTGTCACCTCTATATATTGATAGTACCCTCTATTACATACAATTAATTTCAAAAAAATCATATAGCCGGTTTAACACCGGCTATATGAAGTTTACTCATCTACGTTTATTTGCGTAGTTCTGCACTATATGTGTGTATTAGTTCAGTTAACTTCTTCAATGTAGCAGGTTTTACATCTGGGAATACACCGTGACCAAGGTTAAAGATATGGCTACCGTGTTTCACGCCTTGTTCGATGATTGCTTTGGCACGTTCTTCAATCACGTTCCAATCAGCAATCAATAACGTTGGATCTAAGTTCCCTTGTAACGTTTTTGTTAATCCACGCTCACCCGCTTCTTTAATCGGTAAACGCCAGTCTAATCCGACAACATCTACCGGTAAATCATGCCACTCGTTTGCAAGATGACTTGCCCCTACACCAAATGTAATGAGTGGTACGTTTAGTTTACGGAGTTCCGTAAAAATTCTCTCCATAACTGGTTTAACAAAGATGCGATAATCTGAAACGCTGAGTGCGCCTACCCACGAATCAAAGACTTGAATTGCTTTTGCACCTGCATGAACCTGTGCTGTGACGTATGTAATTGTCATATCCGCTAACTTGTCCATCAAGACAAACCATGCTTCAGGTTCGGAAACCATAAATGACTTTGTTAAGTTGTATGTACGTGAAGGTCCTCCTTCAA
This window of the Sporosarcina pasteurii genome carries:
- a CDS encoding lipoate--protein ligase codes for the protein MYFIDNKGITDPQINLAIEEYVLRTMDIEEDSFLLFYINEPSIIVGKNQNTIEEIDTDFVEKNGIKVVRRLSGGGAVYHDLGNLNYSFITKDDGESFRNFEKFTEPVVEALSKIGVKAELIGRNDLLVEGRKISGNAQFATQGRMFSHGTLMFDTEIDTVVSALKVRKDKIESKGIKSIRSRVANISEFLQEPMTIEEFRLEILKSIFGGEENIKYKELTDEDWENIHELSRERYANWDWNYGKSPKFNMQHSHRFPVGSIDVRLQVNKGVIEDISIFGDFFGIGEIEKVQEKLRGVTYNRESIEEALSEIDVPTYLGGITMEEFVQLIY
- the yhfH gene encoding protein YhfH is translated as MLVNVLDFFKNLPAKLCGTCGEEMVEQHDCYTNKCDKCNSL
- the yhfH gene encoding protein YhfH, whose protein sequence is MLENIIEFFKNLPAKICVTCGEEIVEQHDCYGNKCDSCNIL
- the hemY gene encoding protoporphyrinogen oxidase, whose product is MNEQRKKVVIVGGGITGLSAAFYMQKEAQEKGLPLDVLLVEASNRLGGKIQTVKRDGFIIERGPDSFLIRKKSMGILAEDVGVADELVKNATGQAYIFINGKLQPIPGGSIMGIPTEIGPFLTTNLFSLAGKLRAAGDLVLPRKSVSGDQSLGAFFRRRLGREVVDNLIEPLLSGVYAGDIDQMSLQSTFPQFATVEKNHRSLILGMKKTSPKKAPTRHGAEAKKEGAFHTFRNGLETIVEAIERHLDPDSVLKGVRVEEIERTGDKQLLTLNNGQEVEADAVILTTGHKVASNLFAQHGILQELGEIPTTSVATVALAFPEEAIVQDKEGTGFLVARSSDYSLTACTWTHRKWPTSTPKGKVLLRAFVGRIGEEAIVDLPDADIERIVLEDLSKLIEIKGKPDFTIVTRWKEDRPQYRVGHKDRIAKAKAELADQFPRVKIAGASYEGVGLPDCVDQGKAAVREVLDDLFE
- the hemH gene encoding ferrochelatase: MTKKKMGLLVMAYGTPYKEEDIEPYYTHIRRGRPPAPEQLEDLQNRYAAIGGISPLAKITENQANALCDRLNEVQDDIEFKVYIGLKHITPFIEEAVQQMHEDGITEAASIVLAPHFSTFSVQSYNGRAKEEAEKYDIEITSVESWYKEPKFIEYWEKQVRETYSSMSAEERANACLIVSAHSLPEKIIANGDPYPKQLQETADLIAKAAEITNYEVGWQSEGQTPEPWLGPDVQDMTRDLHNEKGYTTFVYIPVGFVSDHLEVLYDNDYECKVVCDEIGASYYRPAMPNTDPLFIDSMVDAVFGKMNESK
- the hemE gene encoding uroporphyrinogen decarboxylase, translating into MTKFNDTLLRAARGEKIDHTPVWYMRQAGRSQPEYLKVKEEHGSLEDIVRKPEICAYVTKLPVDQYNVDAAILYKDIVTPLPAIGIDVKIKAGVGPVISNPVRSVQDVHNLGEISPEDDVPYVLETIKMLTQEQLNVPLIGFAGAPFTLASYMIEGGPSRTYNLTKSFMVSEPEAWFVLMDKLADMTITYVTAQVHAGAKAIQVFDSWVGALSVSDYRIFVKPVMERIFTELRKLNVPLITFGVGASHLANEWHDLPVDVVGLDWRLPIKEAGERGLTKTLQGNLDPTLLIADWNVIEERAKAIIEQGVKHGSHIFNLGHGVFPDVKPATLKKLTELIHTYSAELRK